The Winogradskyella schleiferi genome has a window encoding:
- a CDS encoding LETM1-related biofilm-associated protein, giving the protein MNPSANGWIKKLLNQVSETKYSETDNNEFYNRLKQAGFIYGSNIKVVLDIVKPFDFTEEERCKINLLLSFYFIYVKENPDDDFIESLILYYKTISDQKRSFFEELFGNKKSDYLLEQVIHKRIHIDDNFISKSFNYFLINALLFVDILGYHRFLKNEKGVKSYVTNLESALETIVFSVIDNKSEKSEYDENLIKLFESSIRHKNSELPTYEKAVSFIHEPLEKLYVIDLVCMASWTDKVIDMEEREFLVRLKDDLNLDSASVAQSVNDINLFYDEHKDDVAFLSSKNLAQSFYDNSSKIVSKLITRNSKRLIKELSESKEAMYLLAQSTTRNLTDEEQKKIQSQLMDIFKSIPSLAIFMLPGGMLLLPLFVKFIPKLLPSAFDENRIEDKK; this is encoded by the coding sequence ATGAATCCATCAGCTAATGGCTGGATAAAAAAATTACTCAACCAGGTTTCTGAAACCAAGTATTCTGAGACGGATAACAACGAGTTTTACAATCGCCTAAAACAAGCTGGATTTATTTATGGAAGCAATATCAAGGTGGTTTTAGATATTGTTAAACCTTTCGATTTTACTGAAGAAGAACGCTGCAAAATCAATTTGCTACTTTCGTTTTACTTCATATACGTCAAGGAAAATCCTGATGATGATTTTATCGAGAGTTTAATCCTGTACTATAAAACGATCAGCGACCAAAAGCGCTCGTTTTTTGAAGAGTTATTTGGAAACAAAAAATCTGATTATCTTTTGGAACAGGTGATTCATAAACGTATTCACATTGACGATAATTTTATTTCCAAAAGTTTCAATTATTTCTTGATCAATGCCCTTTTATTCGTTGATATATTGGGATACCATCGTTTTCTAAAAAATGAAAAGGGCGTTAAATCTTATGTTACGAATCTTGAATCTGCCCTAGAAACGATTGTTTTCTCAGTTATAGATAATAAATCCGAAAAATCAGAATATGATGAAAACCTCATCAAATTGTTTGAGAGCTCTATAAGACATAAAAATTCGGAATTGCCCACATACGAAAAAGCAGTATCTTTTATTCATGAACCTTTAGAGAAATTGTATGTTATTGACTTGGTCTGTATGGCGTCTTGGACAGATAAGGTCATTGATATGGAAGAACGCGAATTCCTAGTCCGCTTAAAAGATGATTTGAATCTTGATAGTGCAAGCGTTGCGCAATCCGTTAATGACATCAATTTATTTTATGATGAACATAAAGATGACGTTGCCTTTTTAAGTTCTAAAAATTTAGCACAGAGTTTTTATGACAATAGCAGTAAAATTGTTTCTAAACTTATTACAAGAAACAGTAAACGACTCATTAAAGAATTATCGGAAAGTAAAGAAGCGATGTACCTTTTGGCACAATCCACAACACGAAACCTTACGGATGAAGAGCAAAAGAAAATTCAATCGCAATTAATGGATATTTTTAAGTCCATTCCAAGTTTGGCTATTTTCATGTTACCAGGTGGCATGCTGCTATTACCTCTGTTTGTGAAGTTTATTCCTAAATTATTGCCTTCGGCTTTTGATGAAAATAGAATAGAAGATAAAAAGTAA
- a CDS encoding DUF4331 family protein, with protein sequence MKKTKILIATAILGIATFVAIAADHIDAPAVDGGGTSSLSDITDFYAFQGSTGNSIAFVANVQGFLTPSTTGNADFDENVMFEINIDTNNPADAVEDLVIQAIPRDGKMYFFGPYPAGSTTLNSTINTLAANQGVVDISEYGQPTVVEESGGIKYFAGPRDDPFFFDFGQYTEVIMGNATSFNDPGTDSFMGTNVLSVVVEVPKSMIGGSGSIHTWVETKRKQ encoded by the coding sequence ATGAAAAAAACAAAAATTTTAATCGCAACAGCAATATTAGGTATTGCGACATTTGTTGCCATTGCAGCAGATCACATTGATGCGCCTGCAGTTGATGGTGGTGGAACAAGTAGTTTATCTGACATCACAGACTTTTATGCCTTTCAAGGCTCAACAGGTAACAGTATAGCATTCGTAGCTAACGTGCAAGGATTCTTAACGCCTTCCACAACTGGTAATGCTGATTTTGATGAGAATGTAATGTTCGAAATTAACATTGATACTAACAATCCAGCTGATGCAGTTGAGGATTTAGTTATTCAAGCAATTCCAAGAGATGGAAAAATGTACTTTTTTGGACCATATCCAGCTGGAAGTACAACATTGAATAGTACTATCAATACTCTTGCTGCAAATCAAGGTGTGGTCGATATCTCAGAATATGGACAACCTACAGTTGTAGAAGAGTCTGGTGGAATCAAGTATTTTGCAGGACCAAGAGATGATCCTTTCTTTTTTGACTTTGGTCAATATACTGAAGTCATTATGGGCAACGCAACTAGTTTCAATGATCCAGGTACTGACAGCTTTATGGGTACAAATGTATTATCTGTGGTTGTCGAAGTACCAAAATCTATGATTGGTGGTTCAGGTTCTATACATACTTGGGTGGAAACAAAAAGAAAACAATAA
- a CDS encoding tetratricopeptide repeat protein: MHIKNILPVILIATILSCNSNSDNVTNTLDYSSHLTTQIDSSELFVDVDFWTDKIEAAPNQFPYYVSRSGAYTGVFSKTGNIDYLIKAEKDLIAANEATNYNKASILRSLAANYISQHRFKEALELLKKAELNGAKLNNTKKMLFDVHLELGNYIYAEVYLKDIKNKSSFDYLIRLSKWEDHNGNLDGAIQNMEKAMAIAESSKIKSLRQWSYTNIADFYGHAGDIDKSYTYFLKALELDPDDAYAKKGIAWIVYSHENNPEEALNILNHVTTYYNAPDYDLLKAEIAEFQNNETLKSDAIQNYQTALNNKHYGDMYNGYNVSLYTDELLNPEMALEIAKIEVENRPTPQSYDLLAWSYFKQGNIEKANQIIEAYVDGKTFEPAVLYHVAEIYKAAGKTEKIKPLKEELIASLYELGPLMKTKIKQL; encoded by the coding sequence ATGCATATCAAAAACATACTTCCCGTTATATTAATAGCCACAATACTGAGTTGTAATTCCAATTCAGATAATGTGACTAATACATTAGATTATAGCAGTCATTTAACTACACAAATAGACAGTTCAGAATTATTTGTTGATGTCGATTTTTGGACAGATAAAATAGAGGCTGCACCTAATCAGTTTCCTTATTACGTAAGTCGGTCTGGTGCTTATACTGGAGTTTTCAGTAAAACCGGTAATATCGATTATTTAATAAAAGCCGAAAAAGACCTTATAGCTGCTAATGAAGCTACTAATTACAACAAGGCAAGCATATTAAGAAGTTTAGCTGCAAATTATATTTCTCAACACCGTTTTAAAGAAGCGTTAGAGCTACTCAAAAAAGCCGAATTAAATGGAGCGAAATTAAATAACACTAAAAAAATGCTCTTCGATGTACATTTAGAATTAGGCAACTACATATATGCTGAAGTCTATTTAAAAGACATTAAAAACAAATCTAGTTTCGATTATTTAATCCGATTATCAAAATGGGAAGACCATAATGGTAATTTAGATGGAGCTATTCAAAACATGGAAAAGGCTATGGCAATTGCCGAGTCTTCTAAAATCAAATCATTAAGACAATGGTCTTATACCAACATAGCAGACTTTTACGGTCATGCTGGAGATATTGATAAATCATATACTTATTTTCTAAAAGCTTTAGAATTAGATCCAGATGACGCCTATGCTAAAAAAGGTATTGCATGGATTGTGTATTCTCATGAGAACAATCCTGAAGAAGCCTTGAACATATTGAATCATGTCACCACATACTATAACGCTCCGGATTATGATTTGTTAAAAGCTGAAATTGCAGAGTTTCAAAATAATGAAACCTTAAAATCTGATGCTATTCAAAATTATCAAACGGCATTAAATAATAAGCACTATGGTGATATGTACAATGGTTATAACGTCTCACTTTATACGGATGAATTATTAAATCCAGAAATGGCTTTGGAAATCGCCAAAATTGAAGTAGAGAACAGACCAACACCACAATCTTACGATTTATTGGCTTGGAGTTACTTTAAACAAGGCAATATTGAAAAAGCAAATCAAATTATCGAAGCATACGTAGATGGTAAAACCTTTGAACCAGCAGTGTTATATCATGTAGCTGAGATTTACAAAGCTGCAGGGAAAACGGAAAAAATAAAGCCTTTAAAGGAAGAATTAATTGCTAGTCTTTATGAATTAGGCCCTTTAATGAAAACTAAAATCAAGCAATTATAA
- a CDS encoding DUF4331 family protein: protein MKFNNIKIFAVAIIASMTALNCNNDDDSINIPTGPDFSGTFVTQDQMARPAINTVLVNDGMKDAFNTTIPSNMGAMFAGPFQAKLEALSPAYDPATPTDANALGLTAEAFAGVLATDVLTVSLDGETTFFNPNSGATLTGRTLADDVIDVELILIFGGEEGLTNPEVPGLVTDNVDGNDKDFLSSFPYLASPW, encoded by the coding sequence ATGAAATTTAACAATATAAAAATATTCGCAGTAGCAATTATAGCGTCGATGACAGCTCTTAATTGTAACAATGACGATGATAGCATAAACATTCCAACAGGTCCTGATTTTTCCGGAACATTTGTTACACAAGATCAAATGGCTAGACCAGCAATTAATACGGTATTGGTTAATGATGGAATGAAAGATGCCTTTAACACTACAATCCCTTCGAACATGGGAGCAATGTTTGCTGGACCATTTCAGGCCAAATTAGAAGCTTTGAGTCCTGCTTATGATCCTGCAACTCCTACTGACGCTAACGCATTAGGTCTTACGGCTGAGGCATTTGCAGGTGTATTAGCTACAGATGTACTTACGGTTTCCTTAGATGGTGAAACAACTTTCTTTAACCCGAATTCTGGTGCCACTTTAACAGGTAGAACCTTAGCAGATGATGTTATCGATGTAGAACTGATACTCATATTCGGTGGAGAAGAAGGATTAACAAATCCTGAAGTACCTGGATTGGTAACTGATAATGTAGATGGAAATGATAAAGACTTTTTATCATCATTTCCTTACTTAGCGTCTCCATGGTAG
- a CDS encoding anti-sigma factor: MDTKTYIESGILELYVAGRLTEQENQEVYALLKQYPELLQEVLEIEGAVVKLTAAVSPRAKGFNAIRPQITNDSNVVELPPKKQNNWIAYTGWAASILLAGGLLWTLNQKTDLEQQLKTADIENLYLETQIEDARTDLAATKNLLNVIRDKDIIAVPLGGQGDYASSFAKVYWNKADNTIYVDGEGLPNAPDGKVWQVWSLTLNPLTPTSLGTIDDFNTDDNKIFTIANANESQAFGITLEPEGGSESPTMEQLYALGVVSATP, translated from the coding sequence ATGGATACAAAAACCTACATAGAATCAGGAATTCTAGAGCTATATGTAGCTGGACGACTGACTGAACAGGAAAATCAGGAGGTCTATGCACTCTTGAAACAATACCCAGAATTGTTACAAGAAGTATTAGAAATAGAAGGTGCTGTAGTAAAATTAACTGCAGCCGTATCGCCAAGAGCGAAGGGTTTTAATGCCATAAGGCCTCAAATAACTAATGACAGTAATGTTGTTGAGCTACCACCAAAAAAGCAAAATAATTGGATAGCCTACACAGGTTGGGCAGCTTCCATTTTATTGGCTGGCGGTTTACTCTGGACACTCAACCAGAAAACGGATTTAGAACAACAATTGAAAACGGCTGATATCGAAAACTTATATCTTGAAACACAAATAGAAGATGCCAGGACCGATTTGGCCGCGACCAAAAATCTATTGAATGTTATTAGAGATAAAGATATTATAGCCGTTCCACTTGGTGGTCAAGGCGATTATGCGTCATCGTTTGCAAAAGTCTATTGGAACAAAGCAGACAACACCATTTATGTTGATGGTGAAGGTTTGCCTAACGCACCAGATGGTAAAGTTTGGCAAGTGTGGTCGTTAACATTAAACCCTTTAACACCAACAAGTTTGGGTACTATTGACGATTTCAATACCGATGACAATAAAATATTTACCATTGCCAATGCGAACGAAAGTCAAGCGTTCGGTATTACTTTGGAACCAGAAGGCGGAAGCGAGTCTCCAACTATGGAACAGCTTTATGCGCTTGGTGTAGTTAGTGCAACTCCGTAG
- a CDS encoding RNA polymerase sigma factor, whose translation MQNLNNLVEQFQNKNENAFEKLYEMYSESIHGVIFNIVNDRAIADELTQDTFIKAWNNAASYSTEKGRFFTWILNIARNTAIDTLGTKSLQQSETHLNSDSLKNDFSSPDNLDQSTDAIGIKKFLPKLSSKRCKLIELLFIKGFTQKEVSEHLDMPIGTVKTRSRDGI comes from the coding sequence ATGCAAAACCTTAATAATTTAGTAGAACAATTTCAAAATAAAAATGAAAATGCATTTGAAAAATTATATGAGATGTATTCAGAAAGCATACATGGCGTAATTTTCAATATTGTGAATGATAGAGCTATTGCAGACGAACTTACACAAGACACTTTTATTAAAGCATGGAATAACGCCGCGTCCTATTCAACTGAAAAAGGACGTTTTTTCACCTGGATTCTAAACATTGCACGTAACACAGCCATAGATACATTAGGAACAAAATCTCTACAGCAGTCTGAAACGCATCTCAATTCAGATTCGCTTAAAAACGATTTTTCAAGTCCAGATAATCTTGACCAAAGCACAGATGCTATTGGTATCAAGAAATTTCTACCTAAACTATCTTCAAAACGATGTAAGCTTATTGAACTACTTTTTATAAAAGGCTTTACTCAAAAAGAAGTTTCAGAGCATTTAGATATGCCTATAGGTACTGTAAAAACCAGAAGTAGAGATGGCATTTAA